From the Chloroflexia bacterium SDU3-3 genome, the window CGAGGTGGCCTTGGCGCACCCCGATGCGGTCTTCCTGATCGCAGGCGATGGCCAGTTCGCGCCCTATGTGCGCGGCTTCGTGCGGGCGCAGCGGCTGGGGCGGCAGGTCCGCTTCCTGGGCGCGCAGCCCTCGGCGCGCATGCGCGAGCTGCTGGCCGCCAGCGATGTGCTCTTCCTGCCATCGCAGATGGAGGGCATCTCGCTGGCGATCTACGAGGCCATGGCCATGGGCGTGGTGCCGCTGAGCGCCCATGTGGGCGGCCAGGCCGAGCTGGTAACGCCCGAGACGGGCGTGCTGGTGCGGCGTGGCCCCGACGAGCGCGCGGCCTATGCGCGGCAGCTGCGCGCGCTGCTGAGCGACATGGAGCGCACCCGCCAGCTGGGGGCGGCGGCGCGCCAGCGCGTCGCGCAGCACTTCCGCCTCGATCAGATGGGCGAGCGCATGGACGCGCTGCTGGCCGAGGCCCTGCGGCGGCACCGCCAGCAGCCCCGCCCGCCCATCAGCCAGGCGCAGGCCCAGGAGTCGGCGCACAGGGCCAGGGCCGAGGCAATGCGAAACCTGCAGCAGAGCGAGCAGCTCAACCGCCCGCTGCGCAAACGCGCCCGGCAGATCTTCTGGTGGGCGGTGGAGCACGGCGCATGGCCGCTGGTCGCCATACGAGAGAAGCTGAAAACACAGCCATAACGGGCAATCTGTAGCGGCGATTCTGAGGCATATGGCCAGCAAACACCTGAAGACAAGCTGCTATAATAGCCCTGCCTATGCCGCTAAAATTTATTTAAAGGGTATTTATGGACCGTCTTTCGCCGACAATGATATCAAATCATACCCGCAGCGATCTGCCAGAAAAATCGAAGCCGGTACTCAGTATTATTATCCCCTGCTATAACGAAGAGCCAACACTCGTCAAGATCCTTGACGCGGTGCGGGCGGTCGATATCGATAAAGAGATCATTGCCGTTGATGACAACTCGTCCGACCAGACCTACCGCCTGCTGCAGCAGCAGGCCGAGCAGGACCCATCGTTCAAAGTCGTGCACCACACCAAAAACATGGGCAAGGGCGCGGCGGTGCGCAGCGGCCTGGCGCAGGCCAGCGGCCAGATCGTGCTGATCCAAGACGCCGACCTTGAGTACGACCCGCAGGACTACTACGAGCTGGTGCGCCCGATCATGGATGGCAAGGTGGATGTGGTGTTCGGCAGCCGGTTCATGGGCCGCCACACCGGCATGTACTTCTGGAATGCGCTGGGCAACAAGGGCCTGACCTTCCTCACCAACTTCCTGTTCAACGCCTGGATCTCGGACATGGAGACCTGCTACAAGGCCATGCGCACCGAGATCATGAAGAGCCTGAAGCTAGAGAGCAACGACTTCCGGCTGGAGCCGGAGATCACCGCCAAGATTCTGCGCAAGGGCTACCGCATCTACGAGGTGCCGATCAGCTACCTGGGCCGCACCTACGAGGAGGGTAAGAAGATGCGCCCCAGCCAGGGCTTCTACGCCATCCTCGCGCTGCTGCGCTACCGCTTTCTGAAGTAGGCCGCATGCACCCCCTCGACCCAGCCCAGCCCAGCTACGGCTACGCCGCCGCCGACCCGAGCGCGCCGCCTGCGGTGAGCGTCATCACCCCCTACTACAACACCGGCCCCATATTCTTGGAGACAGCGCGCTCGCTGCTGCGCCAGTCGCTGCAGCAGTGGGAGTGGATCATCGTCAACGATGGGACGAGCGACCCCGCAGCGCTGCGGGCGCTGCTGCCCTTCCGCAGCGCCGACGCGCGCATCCGCGTGGTAGACCAGCCCAACGGCGGGCTGCCCGCCGCGCGCAACGCCGGGGCGGCGCTGGCGCGGGCCGACCTGCTGTTCTTCCTCGACAGCGACGACCTGCTGGCCCCCACCGCGCTGGAGAAGCTGGCCTGGTCGCTGGCATCGCACCCCGGCAGCGCCTTCGCCACGGGCTGGAGCGCGACCTTCGGCCATAAGAACTTCCTGTGGCCGCGCGGCTTCGAGACGCGCTACGCCTTCCTGCACGAGAACATGACCAGCCCGCAGGTGATGGTGCGCCGCAGCAGCTTCGACACGGCGGGCGGCTTCGACGCGGCGCGCCGCAAGGGCATGGAGGACTACGAGTTCTGGCTGCGCTGCGCATCCAAGGGCATGTGGGGCCACGATGTGCACGAGTACCTGATCTGGGTGCGCAGCAAGGCCCCCGAGACCTACACCAGCTACCGCTGGAGCTTCCAGGATGACCCCGGCGCGCTGGCCGCCTTCAACCGCGAGATGCGCGCGCGCTACCCGCAGCTCTACCGCCACGGCCTGCCCCGCGTGGGCGGCGCGGGCGGCGGCCTGCTGGGCACCTACGCGCCGATCGACGACACGCTGCCGCTGCGCAACCCGCTGGCCGCGCGGCCTGGCCAGCGGCGCATCCTGCTGCTGATGCCGTGGGCCAGGATCGGCGGGGCCGACCGCTTTGCGCTGGACATGGCGGCGGGCCTGGTGGCGCGGGGCGATCTGGTGAGCGTGGCGCTGCTGCGCGATGAGCCGCACACGCTGATGGACGAGCTGCTGCAGATCACGCCCGATGTCTTCAACCTGGCCGCATTCCTCACCCCCGCCGACTTCCCGCGCTTCCTGCGCTATCTGATCGAGTCGCGCCAGATCACCACGGTGGTGCTGGCCAACAGCCTGCTGGCCTACCAGCTGCTGCCCTACTTGCGCGCCCACTGCCCCGGCGTGGCGATGGTGGACTACCTGCATATGGAGGAGGAGGGCTGGCGCGATGGCGGGCTGCCCCGCGCTGGGATCGACCACGAGGACTATCTAGACCTGCACATCGTGGCCTCGCAGCACCTGGGGCGCTGGATGGCGGCGCGCGGCGCGCGGCCCGAGCGCACCGAGGTCTGCACGATCAACATCGACGAGCAGCTGTGGCAGCAGCAGCCAGGCCAGGCCCAGGCGGTGCGCGCCGAGCTGGGGCTACCCAGCGAGACCGCGCTGCTGCTCTTCCCGGCGCGGCTGGTGGCCCAGAAGCGCCCTCGGCTGATGGCCGAGATCGTGCGGCGGCTGCGCGAGCGCGGGGCCAATCTGGTGTGCCTAGCGGCAGGCGGCGGCGAGGACAGCGGCTGGCTGCGGCGCTATGTGCGCACGCACCGCCTACAGCAGCACCTACGGCTGCTCGGCCCGCAGCCCTCGGCGCGGGTGCGCGCCCTGATGGACGCCGCCGATATCGTGCTGCTGCCATCCGAGCAGGAGGGCATCGCGCTGGCGCTCTACGAGGCCATGGCCATGGGCGCGGTGCCGGTGGCCGCCCAGGTCGGCGGCCAGGCCGAGCTAGTCACTCCCGAGTGCGGCGTGCTGATCGCGCAGGGCGAGGGCGAGCTGGCAGCCTATGTGGAGGCCATCGAGCAGCTGATCGCATCGCCCCAGCGGCGCGCCGCCATGGCCCAGGCCGGGCGGGCGCGGATCGAGGCCCACTTCAGCCACCAGGCCATGCTCAGCCGCATGCAGGCGCTCTTCGACCAGGCCGCCGCCCTGGCCCAGGCCGACCCGCGCCCGCCGGTGAGCGCGGGCCAGGGCCACGCCGCCGCCGCGCTGGCCATCGAGCACCACCAGCTGGAATCCAGGCTGCGCGGGCTGCCCCCGGTGCGGCTGGCCCTGCGCCTGCGCCAGTCGCCTATCGGCGGCCTCGCGGGGGCGGCGGCGCACATCCGCAGCGGCATCGAGCAGATCGACCGGACATCCTACATGCTTCGCAGGGCCGCAGCCGCCAGGCTGCGCAGGCTGCGCGGCGCTGTGCGATAGGCATACCATGAGCGAAACTCGGCAGCCGCCGCAGGTGGCGGTGATCATCCCCTGCTACAACCACGCCCGCACGCTCCCCGCCACGGTGGCAAGCGTGGTGGGACAGACCTACCCCAGCTGGGAGATCATCATCATCGATGATGGTAGCGCCGATGGCTCGGCCCAGGTTGCCGAGCAGCTGATCGAGCGCTTTTCCACGCGCTGCATACGCCTCATCCAGCAGCCAAACGGCGGGCAGGGGGCCGCGCGCAATCGCGGCATCGCCGCCACCAGCGCGCCCTACATTCTGCCGCTCGACGCCGACGACCTGATCGACGCCCACACGCTTGAGCGCATGGTCGCGCTGATCGAGGCGGACAGCACATGCGGCTTTGTCACCGCCAACGCCCGCTTCTTCGGCGAGGAGACGGGCATATGGTCGGGTGGCGAGCCAAGCCTTGAGCGCATGCGCTTCGACTGCCGCACCACGATCTCCGCCCTCTTCCGCAGGCAGGCGTGGGCAGCGGTGTGCGGGTTCGACGAGGATCGCGCGGCGCAAGGCTACGAGGACTGGGACTTCTGGCTGCGCCTGATCGAAGGGGGCTGGCATGGCACACACCTCCCCGCCATGCTTATCTGGTATCGCCGCAGCGCCAGCGGCCAGCTGACCCGCGCAACCCGCGAGGATCTGCGATTCCGCGCCCAGATGGTGCACAGGCACCCCACGCTCTACCCCCCGGCATTTCGCCCCTGGGCCATGGCCGTGCTCGGCGGCTGGCCCAGCCACAGCGCCGCGCGCTGGTGGGGGTGGTATGCCTGGTACAGCGCACTGGTGGGCCGCCACGCCCCGCACGAGCTGCCCAAGACCCTGCTGCGCCCCGCGTTTAAGGCCATCGGGCCGCACGCCCAGATGTATGCGCGACGGCTCGCCCAGGCCATCGGGGTTAGCCGCAGAGCCTAGGTAGGCCATAGCAAGAAAGAAATCGGCCATGTACGTGCTTATCACTGGCTCTAGCGGCCAGATCGGAACCAACCTGGCGCTGCGGCTGATGGACCTGGGGCACCAGGTTTTTGGCGTAGACAAGCGGCAGAACACCTGGACCGACCGCATCCCCACGCTGCTGCAGGATCTCTCGGCCCCGCTCCGCGACTTCAGCGGCGGCATCGGCAGCGTGCCCTACCCCAAGGTGGATGTGGTCATCCACCTAGCGGCCAATGCCAAGGTGCACGAGCTGGTGCAGTTTCCCCACCGCGCCATGGAGAACATCTCGCTCACCTTCAACGTGCTGGAGTTCTGCCGCCACAATCAGCTGCCGATCATCTTCTCCTCCTCGCGCGAGGTCTACGGCGACATCCACCGCTACATCACCGAGGAAAAAGAGGCCGACTTCGCCTTCACCGAAAGCCCCTACTCGGCCTCCAAGATCGCAGGCGAGGCCCTGGTCTACTCGTATGCGCGCTGCTACGACCTGCCCTACCTGGTGTTCCGCTTCTCGAACGTCTACGGGCGCTACGACAACGACATCGAGCGCATGGAGCGGGTCATCCCGCTGTTCATCCGCAATATGGCGCGCGGCGAGCCGGTGACGGTGTACGGCAGCGAGAAGACGCTCGACTTCACCTACGTGGATGACTGCGTCAGCGGGATCGTGGCCGGGGCCGAGCGGCTGGTGGCTGGCAGCCTGCGCGATCAGACAATCAATCTGGCCTACGGCGAGGGCAACACCCTGGTGCAAATGGCCGAGTATATCGCCGCCGCGCTCGGCGTGCCGCCCAACATCTTGGTGGAGCCATCCAAGCGCGTGGGCGAGGTCACACACTACGTGGCCGACATCAGCAAGGCCCACCAGCTGCTGGGCTACCAGCCCCAGGTGCCCCTGGCCGAGGGCATCCGGCGCGCGGTGGCGTGGAGCCAGCGCTTCGGCAGGCCCTAGAAAACCAGTGCGACGGCTGCGATCCCCCGCAGCCGCCGCACCAGCCAAGCGCCCCCAGTCGGCCCGCCCCTAGTTCGGAACCTCAACATAGAACGGGTTCGAGTTCACCGCAATATTGATCAGGCCATCGCTGTTGGTGTCTGTGCACTCGTAGGGGGTCTTCCAGCTATCCGCCTTATTCAGCGTCTGCACACAGTAGGCCTTGGCCCCGCGCAGCACTGGTATGCGGTAGATCGTATCGGGCCGCGCCGAGTCGATCCGAGGCACCCACAGCACATAGAGCGTGCTCGTCGGCTTCTTGAACTTCAGCATCTGCACTTTTTCTAGCTGATCGGGGGCCAGCTCGGTGAGCGGCGGACCAATGTACTCGGCACCGGAGAGCAGGTGCGAGGAGTTCATAAAGGCGTAGTAGGCTGGGCGAGGCACCAGCCGACCATTGGTGTCATCGATCAGGTGGCTAAAGCGAAAGCCCGGATTGGTGCCGCTAAGCGAGTACCAGAAGGCCCCATCCAGCTTCAGCGCCAACGCCTCGGCATAGATTCGCGCGGCGTAGTTGGCCTGGGTATACAGCCAGTCGTTGTAGGTCGGCGTGCACTCGGCCTCGACCCACCCAGCGCACATGGCCGCAAGCTCGGTGGAGTAGATCGGCTTGTCGGACAGCTGGTACTTGGCCAGCTGCGCCCGCACGCGGATGGCCTTGGCCACCAGCATGCTGTTGGCCCCATACTCGCCATAGGCGTGGAAGCTCAGCGCATCGAAGGATTTGCCCGCCCCCGAGGCCAGCATGCCATCCAGGAAAAGCTCGCTGATGTGCGGCTTATCGGATGTGTCGCTAACCAGGCCATAGATGAGCGCACCGGCGATCACCTTGGCATTGGGGTTAGCCGCTTTGATCATCGGCGAGATGCGCTGCAGCACCTGGCCGTAGTAGCTGCCGCCATAGTCAGCCTTGCTCGGATCGGCCCAGCAGCCAATGCCATGCTCATCCAGCGTATCCTGCGGCCGGGCATCTGGCTCGTTCCAGAACTCCCAGTAGTTGACCTGCAGGTCGCCCGAGGAGTAGCGTTTTACCAGCGCGTAGACATAGTTGGCAAAATCATCAAGCACCTCGGGCTTGGGCGGGCTGCACAGCCGCCCGCCCACCTGCTGCGCCCACGAAGGCGACTGCTGGATGATCAGCGTCGGCTCGATGCCCGCCGCGCGCAGGCGACGGATATTGGACTCGACATAGACTAAAGAGCTCCAGTCGTAGCCAGCGCCGCGCACCGGCTCGACCTTTGGCCAAAGCACATCGCCAGCGCGCGCCCAGCGCGGCTGCGTCTCCAGGCCATACTTCAGCACATCGCCGCTGCTATAGATCGACAGATCGAAGCCAAAAGGATTACGCGGCGCGGGCACGCTGACCATAGGCAAGTAGACCATATGCTTGGTCGGGGCTTGCGCGCGTGCCACCGGAAAAGGCCCCTGCGCGCTAAGAACAACAAAAACAAACAAGAGCAGTATCCGGCGAAAACAGAGCGGCGATCGCTTATGAGAAAATGTGTGCATAGATGATGTGGGATGAGCTGAATGTTCTACGTGGGATGCATCTCTATTGTATCAAAAATATGCGTATCGTTATAGCGTTCGAGATTGCAGATATCTAACAAAATAGCCTATCACCGCTGGCCTGCAGCCGCAGCGCCGCGCAAGAGAACCCGTTCCATATGAGAGAAAGCAGACCACCAATGTCTAGAGCCAAGCTGCCCATCCGTTGGATCGTCGCCGCCACTATCGCCGCCCTATCGCTGGCTATTGTACTCCAGCCCTTCCCATTCCTGATCCGCCATCTTAAAGATGACAGCTTCTACTACTTTCAGACCGCCAACAATATCGCGCTGGGCTACGGCTCAACCTTTGACCGTATCAACCAGACCAATGGCTACCACCCGCTCTGGATGCTGAATATCATCCCTGTCTACTGGGCCTTTCCACACCAGCCGATCCTCGCGCTCCGCATCATCCTTGTGCTGGTAGCGATCTACCACAGCATCGCCGCCCTCAAGCTCTTCCAGGTTATCTCGCGCACGCAGGGTGCGGCACTCGCAGCCGCCGTGAGCCTGGGATGGGGCATGTGCCCAATCGTGCTGCGCATGAACCTCAACGGCATGGAGTCGGCGCTGTACGCCCTGGTGCTGGCCTTCTGGGTGGCGTGGGCGGCGAGGCTGCAGGATGCCGATCCGGCAGAGCTGCGCTCGTGGCGCACCTGGGCCTACGGCGGCGCGCTGGGCGCGCTGTGTGTGATGGCCAGGCTCGACGCCGCGCTGCTGGTGGCCGCCATGGCGCTGTGGGTGATCGTACGCCGCCACGGGCTATGGGCCGCATGCCTGATTGTGCTGCCCTCTTTCTGCGCGCTAGTGATCTACATGGCCATCAACCAGGCGCTCTTCGGCATACCGCTGCCGGTCAGCGGCCTGATCAAGCAGGCCGCCATCCCCGCCGGGATGTGGGATGCTGTGGTGCAGTTGCTCTGGCCGCTCGCGCCGATCATGCGGCGGGTGGGCGAGTGGCCTACGATGCTGGCGGTGCTGGCGGCCATGGTGGCGGTGGCCTGCCTGCCCGGGCGGCTGCGCCAGGCGATCTTCGCCCGCCACGGCTGGCTGTGGATGGGGTGCGCGCTGCTCTACACCTACATCGCCTACAGCAAGACCTTCATCGCCAACTGGTACTATGTGCCCTTCTGCATGCTGGCCGCCCTAGTCGCCGCCGATCTGTGTGGGCTGGCGCTGGCCGCCTGCCGCTCGCCGCGCTGGCGCGCGGGGCTGGGGGCAGCCGCCGCGCTTGGGGTCTGCTGCGCCTATGGCATGCTGGCGACGCTTGAGTTCAACCCGCGCAAGAACGACACCATCGCCCAGACCCTTGAGGCCGCCGAGTGGATCCGCACCAGCTTGCCCGAGGGCAGCATCGGCGGGGCGTGGAGCGCGGGCATCCTGGCCTACTTCTCGGGGCGGCAGGTGGTCAACCTCGATGGCCTAATCAACTCCTACCCCTACTATCAGGCCATGTCGCGGGGGCAAGCGCCCGCCTTTGTCGCGGCGGAGGGGGTGAGCTATGTCTTCGATATGTTCCCTGCCCCGCCAGCGGGCGACACAGCCGCCTTTGTGCCCGACCCCACATGGCAGCCCTACCTCGTACCCTTCTACGAGCGCCGCTACGAGGCCAAAAATGTCGGTATCTCATCGCTCTTCTCCACCATGCTGCCGGTGCCCGAGCGCGACGCGAGCTTTATGTGGAAAGTCTGGAAGGTGGAGCTGCCGCAGCAGCCCTGACCCCGCCAGCCCATCGCGCCAGCGCTGGTACGATCTTTGCTTTAAGCAAGGAGTCCGGCGCTGCGTAGGTCAAGGCTTGCCTTGCCAGCCCAATGCGCCAACCATGTACTCTCTGCTGTGTGAGAAGGAGCAAGGCAACCTATGGCAACCAAGGCACCTGAGGTCGCGGATGTGCCGCGCGCTACCGCTGGCGGCGCGTGTGTGGGGGATGATGGGAAGGTGCTATTTGCGCTATGGGCACCCTGGAAGAAGAGCATCCACCTGGTGGGCGATTTTAACAGCTGGGACGCCAAGGCCGACCCGCTAAAGGTTGACGAGAGCGGCGTGTGGTGGATCGAGAAGCAGCTGGAGCCTGGCAGCTACGAGTACCAGTTTGTGCTGGATGGCGAGATCTACATCTGCGACCCCTACGCCCACAAGCTGCGCTGGGCCGACGGCAACCCCGAGCCGCACGCGATCGTCGAGGTGGGCGGCAAAGCCTACCAGTGGGGCGACGAGGGCTTCGGCATCAAGCCGCTCAACCAGCTGGTGATCTACGAGCTGCACGTAGGCGACTTCAGCCCCGAGGGCACCTTCCAGGGCGTGATCGACCGGCTCGACTATATCGCCGACCTCGGCATCGACGCGATCGAGCTGATGCCGGTGCAGGAGTTCCCCGGCGACCGCAGCTGGGGCTACAACCCGGCCTACTTCTTCGCCGTCGAGAGCGCATACGGCAGCGCCGAGGACTTCAAGCGGCTGGTCGACGCGGCCCACCAGCGCGGCATCGGCATCATCCTCGATATGGTGTTCGCCCACACCACCACCGATGGCCCGATCAGCCGCCTCTACCCCTTCGACCAGAACCCCTACTTCAGCGGCGGCACCAACCCGTGGGGCTTCCCCAGCCTCAACCACTGGAACGACGCCACCAAGCGCCTGATCGACGACATCCAGCGCTACTGGCTCACCGATTTCCATATCGACGGCTTCCGCTACGACTATGTCGAGGGCATCCGCTACGATGGCATCAGCGGCATGAGCTTTATCTCGTGGGCGGCCAAGCAGTGCAAGCCCCACGCCTACCTGATCGCCGAGGACAT encodes:
- a CDS encoding glycosyltransferase family 4 protein, with translation MSHLLLIVPWLSMGGADKFNLDLLRQLALRGWGATLVTTQESEHPWRELFASACDDIVDLASTPAPQRPEQLAELATSRRADVVLIAHSDFGYHALPYLRARHPSAAYVDYCHMEEQWGDGGYPRLSLDASAWLDLQIVSSSHLREWYIERGGQPDQVAVATTNIDPADWDAARYRRADIRAALGVAQSAPVALYAGRLARQKQPLLAMDVLREVALAHPDAVFLIAGDGQFAPYVRGFVRAQRLGRQVRFLGAQPSARMRELLAASDVLFLPSQMEGISLAIYEAMAMGVVPLSAHVGGQAELVTPETGVLVRRGPDERAAYARQLRALLSDMERTRQLGAAARQRVAQHFRLDQMGERMDALLAEALRRHRQQPRPPISQAQAQESAHRARAEAMRNLQQSEQLNRPLRKRARQIFWWAVEHGAWPLVAIREKLKTQP
- a CDS encoding glycosyltransferase family 2 protein codes for the protein MISNHTRSDLPEKSKPVLSIIIPCYNEEPTLVKILDAVRAVDIDKEIIAVDDNSSDQTYRLLQQQAEQDPSFKVVHHTKNMGKGAAVRSGLAQASGQIVLIQDADLEYDPQDYYELVRPIMDGKVDVVFGSRFMGRHTGMYFWNALGNKGLTFLTNFLFNAWISDMETCYKAMRTEIMKSLKLESNDFRLEPEITAKILRKGYRIYEVPISYLGRTYEEGKKMRPSQGFYAILALLRYRFLK
- a CDS encoding glycosyltransferase — protein: MHPLDPAQPSYGYAAADPSAPPAVSVITPYYNTGPIFLETARSLLRQSLQQWEWIIVNDGTSDPAALRALLPFRSADARIRVVDQPNGGLPAARNAGAALARADLLFFLDSDDLLAPTALEKLAWSLASHPGSAFATGWSATFGHKNFLWPRGFETRYAFLHENMTSPQVMVRRSSFDTAGGFDAARRKGMEDYEFWLRCASKGMWGHDVHEYLIWVRSKAPETYTSYRWSFQDDPGALAAFNREMRARYPQLYRHGLPRVGGAGGGLLGTYAPIDDTLPLRNPLAARPGQRRILLLMPWARIGGADRFALDMAAGLVARGDLVSVALLRDEPHTLMDELLQITPDVFNLAAFLTPADFPRFLRYLIESRQITTVVLANSLLAYQLLPYLRAHCPGVAMVDYLHMEEEGWRDGGLPRAGIDHEDYLDLHIVASQHLGRWMAARGARPERTEVCTINIDEQLWQQQPGQAQAVRAELGLPSETALLLFPARLVAQKRPRLMAEIVRRLRERGANLVCLAAGGGEDSGWLRRYVRTHRLQQHLRLLGPQPSARVRALMDAADIVLLPSEQEGIALALYEAMAMGAVPVAAQVGGQAELVTPECGVLIAQGEGELAAYVEAIEQLIASPQRRAAMAQAGRARIEAHFSHQAMLSRMQALFDQAAALAQADPRPPVSAGQGHAAAALAIEHHQLESRLRGLPPVRLALRLRQSPIGGLAGAAAHIRSGIEQIDRTSYMLRRAAAARLRRLRGAVR
- a CDS encoding glycosyltransferase family 2 protein — translated: MSETRQPPQVAVIIPCYNHARTLPATVASVVGQTYPSWEIIIIDDGSADGSAQVAEQLIERFSTRCIRLIQQPNGGQGAARNRGIAATSAPYILPLDADDLIDAHTLERMVALIEADSTCGFVTANARFFGEETGIWSGGEPSLERMRFDCRTTISALFRRQAWAAVCGFDEDRAAQGYEDWDFWLRLIEGGWHGTHLPAMLIWYRRSASGQLTRATREDLRFRAQMVHRHPTLYPPAFRPWAMAVLGGWPSHSAARWWGWYAWYSALVGRHAPHELPKTLLRPAFKAIGPHAQMYARRLAQAIGVSRRA
- a CDS encoding NAD-dependent epimerase/dehydratase family protein; translated protein: MYVLITGSSGQIGTNLALRLMDLGHQVFGVDKRQNTWTDRIPTLLQDLSAPLRDFSGGIGSVPYPKVDVVIHLAANAKVHELVQFPHRAMENISLTFNVLEFCRHNQLPIIFSSSREVYGDIHRYITEEKEADFAFTESPYSASKIAGEALVYSYARCYDLPYLVFRFSNVYGRYDNDIERMERVIPLFIRNMARGEPVTVYGSEKTLDFTYVDDCVSGIVAGAERLVAGSLRDQTINLAYGEGNTLVQMAEYIAAALGVPPNILVEPSKRVGEVTHYVADISKAHQLLGYQPQVPLAEGIRRAVAWSQRFGRP